The genomic region GTCCGGCCGGTGCGCTTCTGGGCGTGCTGGTCGTCCATCGCCTGTCGCGAATCGGTTTCCTGCTTCGCCTGTTGCCCGGCATGGCGTCCGATACGCAGTCCCTGTCGGGCCGCGCCCGCAAGGACCATGAACCGGTCGTCCGCGCCTGCGTCGAGCAGTGGATGGACTGGGCGGTCCCGACGCTGGCCGTGCTGTGTCTGCACGGTTCCTTGTCACAGGGGCCCGAGACGAAGAAGGACGCCGCCTTTCGGCGGATTGGGAAGTTGATCTATGTCCTCCACAAGGCCGGACGCGAGGCCCTGCCCGTCGTCGCCGACGAACTCATCCAGGAGGCCAGGAACTACGGCTTCGAGGGGCTCGACGGCGCGGCGACGTTTTCCACCGACCGCGGTCGGAAGCAGGACACGATGGTGTGGAAGGGGGCGCTCGCGGGCAAGTACGAGACCTTCGGCCACATCGTCGAAGGCGACCGCGTCGCCGTCGAGCGGCCGCCGGTGGTCTTCGAGGGCAAGGTGGTCGAGCGAGGCTTGGTAAGAAAGGTGCGAGAGACGACCTGACATGAACGATCGCGGCGTCCTATCCATCGATTTCGGCACGACGAACTCTTACTACTGCAAGTGTCCGGCCGACCAGATCGCGCCGGTCGGCGTCGATTTCGGCACCGGACGTGACGGCCTGCCCACCGCGATTCTCTATCGGGGCGACCGCGAGCCGCTTGTTGGCGAGGCGGCCCTGCACGAGTTCGGCGAGGCCTCGGGCCCCGAGCGAAAGCAGTACCGTCTCTGCACGCAGTTCAAGCCGGACATCGCGCAAAGCGCCGAAGCGGCCGAGGCCGCCACCGGTTTCCTGCGAACCGTGATCGCCCAGGCCCGCAGGCAGCATATCGCGCTCGACCCCGTCGATCTGAACGTGATCTTCGGGATGCCCAGCGAATCGCAGGGCGATTTCCGCGAGGCGCTGACCGGCATCGCCGAGCAGGCCGGCTACGGCCGGGTCCGCCTGCTCGACGAGCCCAAAGGGGCCTTGCTCTATCACCTGTGGCGCAAGGACTTCTCGCCCGAAGAGGCCCAGAGCGGAATCCTCGTCGTCGATTTCGGCGGCGGGACGTGCGACTTCGCCTTTCTACAGGGTCTGCGCGTTGCAGGCTCGTGGGGCGACATGGAACTGGGCGGCCGCCTGTTCGACGACCTGTTCTTCCAGTGGTTCGTAGAGCAGAACCCCGGCGTCCTCGACGAGCTTCGGGCCGCCGGCGACGCCTATTACGTTCATTCCTATCTGTGCCGGGAGGTCAAGGAGTTCTTCTCATTGACGATGGCGCGCGACCGTACCGAGACGGTCAACAAGTCCGTCGGCCGCTACGGCAGCCTGCGCGGCATGGACTGGACGGGATTCACCGAGCGGGCCAGCCGCTACGTGCCGAGCCCGACGCTCGTGGAGCACCTTCAGAACATGGGCGTGCAATGCCGCAGCGTGACGCAGCGCGACGAGCCGGTCGATCTGATCGAATGGTTTCGGCGCTCGCTGATCCAGGGGCTCGGTCAGCAGGCCGTCAAGAGCGGCGACATCAGCCGGGTGATCCTCGCCGGTGGCAGCAGCCAGTGGCCGTTCGTCGCCGATGTGATCGCCGACGCGTTGAACGTCGATTCGTCCCGCCTGTTGCGGAGCGACCGGCCCTACGCCGTGATCGCGCAGGGGCTGGCGATCCTGCCGGCGCTTCAAAAGCAATTCGAACGGACGCGCGAGACGCTGCGCGCCGACCTGCCTCAGTTCTGCCGAACGCGGGTCCGCCCGCTCGTGGAACGCGTCACCGGGACGTACATCTCCCAGGTCGCCACCGATGTGACGTTGGAGGTCTTCGACAAGTCGATTCGACCCGTTCTGGAGGAGTTCCGAAGCAATGGGGGTTCGGTAAGGGCCTTGCGAGAGACCATCGGCGCCAATGTCAAGGCCGACGAGGACCGGCTCAGGGAGATCATCGAGGCCCGGATGCGGACCTTGAGCCTGGGCCTGCCCGGACAGCTCAACGAACTGTTGGCCGGATGGTTCGGCTCCTACGGCCTGAGCGTGGGCGACAAGCCGGTCGGCGACGGGCAAGCCGTCTCCGTTCAGCGTGACATGATCGGACCGGAAGCGCCGGACCTCTATGGCGGAATCATGGAGACCGTCGGCTGGTTCGTGGTGGCCATGGCGACCAGCGCCGGCGCCATGATCTGCGGCGGGACCGGCGTGGCCCTGCTGGCGTCCGGGCCGGTGGGCTTGCTGGCCGGGGCGCTGCTCAGCGCCGTCGCCGCGTTTCTGGCCGTTCGCTATGGCAAGGTCAGGGCCAAGGAGTTGGCCGACAACTGGAACGCTCCGGCGTGGGTCGTCAAGCGGGTGATGACGCCGTCGCGAATCGCCAGAGCGCGAACGGAATTCAGAGGCCGGCTCCAAGAGATGCTCCGCTGGGAGACGGCAAGCCTCCAGGACCAGATGGAAGCGCGGATCCGCGAGATCACCGAATCGCAGATCGAAGGCCTCTCTGAAGTCGCCCAACTCTGACGCTCGGCTGGCGGCAAAAGCAGGGGGCCCGTCCCTCTCGAGACAGGCCCCCGATTGCGCATTGGATGGCAGCGGATGGGCTGCCGGCAGCGAACGAATCACTCCCGATCGAGAGGCCGTCCGAATGCGATGTCATCGATATAGATCAGGCCCTTGCCGCCCGCAGCCGGATTGTCGCGGTTGCCGACGCCGATGGTCATCGTCTCGATGCGGTCGACCCGGACACCGGCCGAACCAAAGGCATCGAGGCCGATGCGCCACTCCTGCCAGACGGGTGTGACCGTGGCGTTGGCGTCGTCGTGGGCCACCATTGCGGTCCGTCCCGCGCTGTCTTCGAGCACGACGTAGAGCGTATCCGGCGTGTTCCCCGTCGGCTGCGCGGCGCCGATGCCCTGTTCGCTCCACGCGCCGGTCACATTGCCCGTGGTGGCGATCTGGCTGAACGCCGCGAGCGTCGCCACGTTGGCGTTGTGACTCGTCACCGCCAGGCCGATATACACGTCGGTCGCCATCGAAATCTGCACCGGAGCGGCTGGGGCAATGTCCACCCAGGTGCTCCCGTCTTCGGACCGCTGTGCGGCGAACGTGTTGCCCGTTCGCGTCAGCTTCACCCAATACGGCGCTGCCAGACCCCCGGCGTCGGTGTTCGCACTGGCGGCGCCGGTTTCCACGCGGCGCTGGAACGAAACGCCGTTCGACGGCGTCACGACCACCATCGCATGCGTCGAGCCCGCATCGAGGGTCTCGCGGATCATCACGCCGGCCTTGGCCCAGCCGTCGCTCGGCGACACACTGTCCACGCGGGCGACGATCGAGCCGTTTCCGCTGAGCCGTTTGTAGACGTAGCGGAACTGATCGGCGGCGCCCCAGATGTCGCTGCCGATCGCGCCGATGAGCACGCTGCCGTCGGCGCCTTCGAGGACCCCCGGCGCGCTGCCGCGCACGTGGAGCACGAGCGTATCGGCGCCGTAAACCGTCCAGTCCTGCGGCGGATCGAAGGTCCGCTCGGCCTCGGAGTACCACGGCGTCACCGTGTTGTCATACGTCAGCGGCATGGACTGGGCGCTGGCGTGGATGATCGTCTGCTCGGCGAACGGGGCGTCCAGATAGCCGACCGTCGAGCCGGTGCCGTTCTCCCAGCCGTCGATCCAGGTCTGGAAGATGGCCTGCCCGGCGTCGATGTCGTCGGTGTAGCGGGCGAAGTCTTCGACGACGATGTACTCCTTCGTCGAGAAGCTCCAGAGATCGCCTTCCCAGACGGCGGGCGCGTCGGCCTCGTTGACCTCGTCGATCTTCCAGTAGTAGGTCGTGCCCAAATTCAGTGCACCGAGATCGTACCGAGCCTCGGCGACCGAACCGATCAGCGCCGTCCCATCCGCGACCGCTTCTTCCTGGTCGCTGAAATAGAGGTTGTGGCTTACGGCGGCCCGACCACCACGCCAGCCGAGCACCACTTCGGGATTCAGACCCGCCTGTCCGGCGGCCGGTTCCGGGTCGCGCGCCACGGCGGGGACGTGCAGGAAGCGGACCTCGCTCAGACCGTACTGGCCCATCCCGCCCCATCCGCTGCGAACGGTCAGCCGGACGTAGCGGGCCGCCGCCTGGGCCAGGTCGATTGTGCTGCCGGGCTCGTACGTGGTCGTGCCAGGAGCCTGCGACAGTTCAAAGTCGCCCAGCGTCGTCCAATCGACGCCGTCGGCCGAGTAGTCGATCGTCACGTCTTTGAGACCGAACCCGAGAATCGGCTCGAACATCACGTTGTAGTTCCAGACCCACATTTCGTGGAGTTTGTAGAGTCGATCGAATTCGTACTGGATCACGATGGGCTCGCCGTCGGCCGGGACGCCAAGCCACATGTCCGGACCGTCGGTTGAGTGCTCGTCGGCGGCGTTCAGGCCGGAACCGTTGATGCTGTTCTCGATCCCCGCACCCGCCTGGGTGATCGCATTGGTCGTCGCCGTGACGCCTTCAATGGCATAGGCATAAGGCTCGGTGGTAAAGCTCCAGACCTCGCCTGGGAAGATCTCACCGCTGGGCGGGGCGTTGACCTCATCAACGCGCCAGTAGTACGTCCGGCCGAAGTCCAGCGGACTCGGATCATACGTATTGGCGTCCTGGCCCTGGCTCACGAGCACGCCCATCGGATTGGCCCGGTCGGCGGCGCCGACGTCGTCAAACGCCGTGCCGAAGTATACGTCGTGGGCGACAGCCGTTTCGCCGGGCCGCCAGCTCAGGACGACGTCCCGCCGTACGTCCGCCGCTCCGTTGGCCGGCTTCGGCGCCGAGGCTGTCGGATCGGAGAACCCGTTCATGGCCGCGGCAACGTCCTCGACAGACAGCGGCCGGTTGAAGATCATCGCCTCGTCCAGAACCCCGTTGAAGGTGCCGAGCCCGTCGGCGGTGTTCACCACCCCGAGCCCCACGTTCAGATTGCTGAAGTCGCCGCTCGGAAGGCTCCACGAGCCGGTCAGCCGTTCCTCGCCGTTGAGATACACGGTCCCGGTGCCCGCCGCCGCATCATGCGAGCAGGCGTAGTGCGTCCATTCGTCCTCGACCAGGTGCGGGCTTGTCAGGAACAGATTGCCCTGAGGGCTTGTATTGGACTTGAACCGCAACTGTGCGGCGTCGGTCGACA from Anaerobaca lacustris harbors:
- a CDS encoding Hsp70 family protein, with the protein product MNDRGVLSIDFGTTNSYYCKCPADQIAPVGVDFGTGRDGLPTAILYRGDREPLVGEAALHEFGEASGPERKQYRLCTQFKPDIAQSAEAAEAATGFLRTVIAQARRQHIALDPVDLNVIFGMPSESQGDFREALTGIAEQAGYGRVRLLDEPKGALLYHLWRKDFSPEEAQSGILVVDFGGGTCDFAFLQGLRVAGSWGDMELGGRLFDDLFFQWFVEQNPGVLDELRAAGDAYYVHSYLCREVKEFFSLTMARDRTETVNKSVGRYGSLRGMDWTGFTERASRYVPSPTLVEHLQNMGVQCRSVTQRDEPVDLIEWFRRSLIQGLGQQAVKSGDISRVILAGGSSQWPFVADVIADALNVDSSRLLRSDRPYAVIAQGLAILPALQKQFERTRETLRADLPQFCRTRVRPLVERVTGTYISQVATDVTLEVFDKSIRPVLEEFRSNGGSVRALRETIGANVKADEDRLREIIEARMRTLSLGLPGQLNELLAGWFGSYGLSVGDKPVGDGQAVSVQRDMIGPEAPDLYGGIMETVGWFVVAMATSAGAMICGGTGVALLASGPVGLLAGALLSAVAAFLAVRYGKVRAKELADNWNAPAWVVKRVMTPSRIARARTEFRGRLQEMLRWETASLQDQMEARIREITESQIEGLSEVAQL
- a CDS encoding LamG-like jellyroll fold domain-containing protein, whose product is MKRSRVNCQRLVMVCFCALAMSCTIQAAIPEGLVAYYKLDSTSGLTATDETGAHDGTLTGALAWVPGKDGNALQFIGGNGAPFVNLGAWQTNGPTGLGLAVWVKWAGSNGLYQGLISQRQGTMYWWTELSTDAAQLRFKSNTSPQGNLFLTSPHLVEDEWTHYACSHDAAAGTGTVYLNGEERLTGSWSLPSGDFSNLNVGLGVVNTADGLGTFNGVLDEAMIFNRPLSVEDVAAAMNGFSDPTASAPKPANGAADVRRDVVLSWRPGETAVAHDVYFGTAFDDVGAADRANPMGVLVSQGQDANTYDPSPLDFGRTYYWRVDEVNAPPSGEIFPGEVWSFTTEPYAYAIEGVTATTNAITQAGAGIENSINGSGLNAADEHSTDGPDMWLGVPADGEPIVIQYEFDRLYKLHEMWVWNYNVMFEPILGFGLKDVTIDYSADGVDWTTLGDFELSQAPGTTTYEPGSTIDLAQAAARYVRLTVRSGWGGMGQYGLSEVRFLHVPAVARDPEPAAGQAGLNPEVVLGWRGGRAAVSHNLYFSDQEEAVADGTALIGSVAEARYDLGALNLGTTYYWKIDEVNEADAPAVWEGDLWSFSTKEYIVVEDFARYTDDIDAGQAIFQTWIDGWENGTGSTVGYLDAPFAEQTIIHASAQSMPLTYDNTVTPWYSEAERTFDPPQDWTVYGADTLVLHVRGSAPGVLEGADGSVLIGAIGSDIWGAADQFRYVYKRLSGNGSIVARVDSVSPSDGWAKAGVMIRETLDAGSTHAMVVVTPSNGVSFQRRVETGAASANTDAGGLAAPYWVKLTRTGNTFAAQRSEDGSTWVDIAPAAPVQISMATDVYIGLAVTSHNANVATLAAFSQIATTGNVTGAWSEQGIGAAQPTGNTPDTLYVVLEDSAGRTAMVAHDDANATVTPVWQEWRIGLDAFGSAGVRVDRIETMTIGVGNRDNPAAGGKGLIYIDDIAFGRPLDRE